Proteins from a genomic interval of Dehalococcoidia bacterium:
- a CDS encoding DUF4388 domain-containing protein produces the protein MADVLTGSVAQLPLLDILKMLTAGRQTGRLELAEGIDVGGIYLRDGAVVHAVAGPRTGEPAIYTMLDWVQAAFRFEPRVAAREDSVTRPTEVLLQECARETSERDAIRQVIPSVDVVLAVSPVAPAGPVTLQPQEWQALAQVNGERSVADIAAILRQDEFATLRLLYRLASDGLLETVRQNRPVPIRATVRADFFDQLVREVTEALGPIGPIIVDDEIGVLGGNRDAFPRDQVAHLVERISGEIRDAHRRLRFQEHMLDAMRGL, from the coding sequence GTGGCCGATGTTCTGACGGGCAGCGTCGCTCAACTGCCGCTGCTGGATATCCTCAAGATGCTCACCGCCGGGCGCCAGACGGGCCGCCTGGAGCTGGCCGAGGGCATCGACGTGGGCGGCATCTACCTGCGCGACGGCGCCGTGGTGCACGCCGTCGCCGGGCCGCGCACTGGCGAGCCCGCGATCTACACCATGCTCGACTGGGTGCAGGCCGCCTTCCGTTTCGAGCCGCGCGTGGCCGCCCGCGAAGACTCGGTCACGCGCCCCACGGAGGTGCTGCTGCAGGAGTGCGCCCGCGAGACGTCCGAGCGCGACGCTATCCGCCAGGTGATCCCCTCGGTGGACGTGGTGCTGGCCGTGTCGCCGGTTGCGCCCGCCGGCCCGGTCACGTTGCAGCCGCAGGAGTGGCAGGCGCTGGCGCAGGTCAATGGCGAGCGCAGCGTGGCCGATATCGCCGCGATCCTGCGGCAGGACGAGTTTGCCACGCTGCGCCTGCTCTACCGCCTCGCCTCCGACGGGCTGCTGGAGACGGTGCGCCAGAACCGGCCGGTGCCGATCCGCGCGACGGTGCGCGCCGACTTCTTCGATCAGCTGGTCCGCGAGGTCACCGAGGCGCTCGGCCCGATCGGCCCGATCATCGTGGACGACGAGATCGGCGTGCTGGGCGGCAACCGCGACGCCTTCCCTCGCGACCAGGTGGCTCACCTGGTCGAGCGCATCAGCGGCGA